A genomic region of Streptomyces sp. NBC_00247 contains the following coding sequences:
- a CDS encoding AfsR/SARP family transcriptional regulator, which translates to MEIQILGPVGLRLNGHWLTLGSDKERLLLAALALEAGRPVALSELVERLWDGDTPKRARENTHTYVSRLRKRLQPVGAGPDAPTITARAHTYTLHTTRDTVDLRRFQNLVEAASTCAGGAKAVDLLARAEQLWQGEALAGLPGFWAATVRRALDESRLNATVSRIATGLRLGHFSEQVAELTALVARHPGDETLIGQLMLAYYGSGRYTDALRVHQRARQSLMAEYGAVPGAELNAIHRGVLARVPAGELACGGDAGRTSRSLGPVVSTPTTSPPEPPGTAGPPVGMPPPRNLPQQPSLVGRRPELQALTSMIAEKGGPDGSVVTVEAVSGMAGVGKTALAVAGAHLLADRYPDGQLYIDLHGHSPTQEPLTARAALATLLRLLGAPAFSIPAELEGRTALWRTMLAERRVVIVLDDATGPEQVGPLLPSGSPSLTIIASRRHLTGIPQALSVPIDALPEEDAIALFRRFAGEERAQDTTETARIVRLCGYLPLAIELVAHRFRARTSWTLTVLAERLARSHGRLTEIHSADQEQEMARAFALSYRTLTAQQRTAFRRLGLHPGAEFTADAASALLGMPQDTTERLLEGLLACHLLREPVPDRYRYHDLLREYAYGLSLAEDAEPERRQALGRLTALYTTTADLADRTAYPRRVRPSPPQPQAPAPPPPAWDSATARSWLIAERANLLAVEDHARSDGDPEAAARLTGVLAGFLQSECHWQDAKKLLGHAVAHWDRTNDDPSALSRALIDLSAADASIGDYAEAAAAAERALGLTRALGDAPFEAEALRVLGTLNWHLGENRRALTLLQESFAITSRTGDTWDRARSRNNIAVAMHFLGERDQALIQFREALTGFRNVSDKIASGQTLNNMGELQMRAGELTSARHSFEESLSYLEVDGSRYDRATVRMNLAEVLTSSDEPEAALAMFEATLSEFRSLGDRKSQAEALLGIAEAHWRLGNAEEAGRHLLEALTIAQDIGAADHEVQALHRLGRADFAAGRMAAATDRLRSAATVAARTHNVEAETSARTLLAEIRLAAGDPDEARAELLQAFKLVRTRDPIGADRINSRMNEIEQASGGK; encoded by the coding sequence GTGGAAATCCAGATTCTCGGACCGGTGGGGCTGCGGCTGAACGGGCACTGGCTGACGCTCGGATCGGACAAGGAACGGCTGCTGCTCGCCGCGCTCGCTCTGGAGGCGGGACGTCCCGTGGCGTTGAGTGAGCTGGTGGAACGCCTCTGGGACGGCGACACACCGAAGCGCGCCCGCGAGAACACGCACACCTACGTGTCGCGTCTCCGCAAGCGGCTGCAGCCGGTCGGAGCCGGACCGGACGCGCCGACCATCACCGCAAGAGCGCACACTTACACCCTGCACACCACGCGCGACACCGTGGACCTCCGACGCTTCCAGAACCTCGTCGAGGCCGCGTCCACCTGCGCCGGCGGCGCGAAGGCGGTCGACCTGCTGGCTCGCGCGGAGCAGTTGTGGCAGGGCGAGGCGCTGGCGGGGCTGCCCGGGTTCTGGGCGGCCACCGTACGGCGGGCGCTCGATGAGTCGCGGCTGAACGCCACCGTGTCGCGGATCGCGACCGGCCTGAGGCTCGGGCATTTCTCCGAACAGGTCGCGGAACTGACCGCGTTGGTCGCGCGGCATCCAGGAGACGAGACCCTGATCGGGCAGTTGATGCTCGCGTACTACGGCAGCGGACGGTACACCGACGCACTCCGGGTCCACCAACGGGCCCGGCAGTCGCTGATGGCGGAGTACGGAGCCGTCCCCGGGGCCGAGTTGAATGCGATCCACCGGGGCGTCCTGGCGCGCGTACCGGCAGGAGAACTGGCCTGCGGGGGCGACGCCGGGCGAACCTCCCGTTCCCTCGGACCCGTCGTGAGCACTCCCACCACAAGCCCGCCGGAGCCACCCGGGACCGCCGGGCCACCGGTCGGCATGCCGCCGCCCCGGAATCTGCCCCAGCAGCCGTCGCTCGTCGGGCGCCGGCCGGAGTTGCAGGCCCTCACCTCGATGATCGCCGAGAAGGGTGGGCCCGACGGATCGGTCGTCACCGTGGAAGCCGTCAGTGGCATGGCGGGGGTCGGCAAGACCGCGCTGGCCGTCGCCGGCGCCCACCTGCTCGCCGACAGGTACCCGGACGGCCAGCTGTACATCGACCTGCACGGGCACTCCCCCACCCAGGAGCCGCTCACCGCGAGGGCGGCGCTCGCCACGCTGCTGAGGCTGCTCGGTGCGCCCGCGTTCTCCATTCCGGCGGAACTGGAGGGGCGGACGGCCCTGTGGCGGACCATGCTGGCCGAGCGCCGGGTGGTCATCGTTCTGGACGACGCGACCGGACCCGAGCAGGTCGGCCCACTGCTGCCGAGCGGTTCACCGTCCCTGACGATCATCGCCAGCCGTCGGCATCTGACAGGTATCCCCCAAGCACTGTCGGTTCCGATCGACGCGCTGCCCGAGGAGGACGCCATCGCGCTCTTCCGCCGCTTCGCAGGGGAAGAGCGGGCCCAGGACACCACGGAGACAGCCCGGATCGTGCGGCTGTGCGGATATCTGCCCCTGGCGATCGAGTTGGTGGCACACAGGTTCCGTGCGCGTACCTCCTGGACGCTGACCGTCCTCGCCGAGCGTCTCGCCCGGAGCCACGGGCGGCTGACAGAGATCCACAGCGCGGATCAGGAACAGGAGATGGCACGGGCGTTCGCTCTCTCCTACCGGACGCTCACCGCGCAGCAACGGACCGCGTTCCGCCGCCTGGGACTGCACCCCGGCGCCGAGTTCACCGCCGACGCGGCCTCCGCGCTCCTAGGTATGCCGCAGGACACGACCGAGCGATTACTCGAGGGCCTGTTGGCGTGTCACCTTCTCAGGGAGCCCGTGCCGGACCGCTACCGCTACCACGACCTGCTCCGCGAATACGCCTACGGCCTTTCCCTGGCGGAGGACGCCGAGCCTGAACGCCGCCAGGCCCTCGGCCGCCTCACGGCTCTCTACACCACGACGGCCGATCTCGCGGATCGGACGGCATACCCCCGGCGCGTCCGCCCGAGCCCACCGCAACCCCAGGCGCCGGCGCCTCCACCCCCTGCGTGGGACTCCGCCACCGCACGGTCCTGGCTGATCGCGGAACGCGCCAACCTCCTCGCCGTCGAAGACCACGCCCGCAGCGACGGCGACCCCGAGGCGGCCGCCCGGCTCACCGGCGTCCTGGCCGGGTTCCTGCAATCGGAGTGCCACTGGCAGGACGCCAAGAAGCTCCTGGGACACGCCGTCGCCCACTGGGACCGGACGAACGACGACCCATCGGCGCTCAGTCGGGCCTTGATCGACCTCAGCGCGGCGGACGCGAGCATCGGGGACTACGCGGAGGCCGCGGCAGCGGCCGAGCGAGCGCTCGGACTCACCCGCGCACTGGGCGACGCTCCCTTCGAGGCGGAGGCGCTGCGCGTCCTCGGCACCCTGAACTGGCACCTCGGCGAGAATCGCAGGGCTCTCACTCTGCTTCAGGAATCCTTCGCCATCACGTCGCGTACGGGTGACACCTGGGACAGAGCACGAAGCCGAAACAACATCGCTGTGGCCATGCACTTCCTCGGAGAGCGCGATCAGGCACTCATCCAGTTTCGTGAGGCGCTGACAGGATTCCGGAATGTATCCGACAAAATCGCCTCCGGCCAGACCCTCAACAACATGGGCGAACTACAAATGCGGGCAGGCGAGCTGACATCCGCCCGTCACTCGTTCGAGGAATCCCTATCCTACCTGGAAGTCGACGGCAGTCGATACGACCGCGCGACCGTGCGCATGAATCTGGCCGAGGTCCTTACAAGCTCCGACGAGCCAGAAGCAGCCCTCGCCATGTTCGAGGCAACGCTTTCGGAGTTTCGGTCACTCGGCGACCGGAAAAGCCAGGCCGAGGCCTTACTGGGAATCGCCGAGGCGCACTGGCGCCTGGGGAACGCCGAGGAGGCCGGTCGACACCTCCTGGAGGCACTGACGATCGCCCAGGACATAGGAGCGGCCGACCACGAGGTCCAAGCCCTGCACCGCCTCGGACGCGCGGACTTCGCCGCCGGCCGCATGGCCGCCGCGACGGACCGGCTGCGATCTGCGGCAACCGTCGCGGCCCGCACGCACAACGTGGAGGCAGAAACCTCCGCGCGGACACTGCTTGCCGAGATTCGACTCGCCGCCGGAGATCCCGACGAAGCGCGCGCAGAATTGCTGCAGGCATTCAAACTGGTCCGGACCAGAGACCCGATCGGCGCGGATCGCATCAATAGCCGCATGAATGAAATCGAACAGGCTTCCGGCGGGAAGTAA
- a CDS encoding tetratricopeptide repeat protein, with the protein MNDRIADAQGPHGNEIGGGARLYGPTVQAREVHGGIHVHSAPAAPARPARPRQLLPVPANFTDRKGDLAALDDLRADGLSLIVVSGPAGIGKTTLVSKWLRSLSSEFPDGQLYADLRGHSADEPVRPVEILGQFLRTMGAGPTPVDPVELASLWRSLTADRRIAIMLDNSFTAAQIRPLLLGGPGGLVVVTSRRRLTGLRMQGAGFHQLEALGPSAGVELLTRGIGAERVAEELPSAHRLVALCAGLPLAVCLASARLATRPRQSVGAFADALDRNTGGGRLAALEVEGETSVRKALDASYAVLSGGAARLYRTLGLLPVHTFDAMIAAATCGESLEWAERRLDELVEANLVEDVGPDTCRLHDLLRIHAHDRAMEDDTDAAREEALRRFCDWCLRTATAAQELLTPVQFTLPRIYAYPPRLPPPFADEVAALGWLDSRRTQLLDAVRLAAGRGWYDTAWMLVDALWPLFLRLRHYADWIEAHEIGLSAARQAGNRTAERQMLNSGAIGLSAAGRTGEAIAWYQDSLLAAREAADPRDEGQALLGLGACHREAGRYDEAETHLRRAISVWEDCGYPRGAALARTTLGEIALATGAVDEAVECFARAHAAMVAANDPHDAARALVFLGRADVRTGAYEQGVARMNEALAVFTGSGAVFWQARTLEMLGVSAAEHGCGTAADGFLARALALFETTSPADARRLGGGG; encoded by the coding sequence ATGAATGATCGAATTGCGGATGCGCAGGGACCTCACGGGAATGAGATCGGCGGTGGGGCGAGACTGTACGGTCCCACCGTGCAGGCCCGTGAGGTGCATGGCGGCATACATGTCCACTCCGCGCCGGCGGCACCCGCCAGGCCTGCGAGGCCGCGCCAACTGTTGCCCGTCCCGGCGAACTTCACCGACAGGAAGGGTGATCTCGCGGCGCTGGACGATCTACGTGCCGACGGATTGTCGCTGATCGTCGTCAGCGGTCCGGCCGGAATCGGCAAGACGACCCTCGTGTCCAAATGGCTGCGTTCGCTGAGCAGTGAATTCCCGGACGGACAGTTGTACGCGGATCTGCGCGGGCATTCGGCGGACGAGCCGGTGAGACCCGTGGAGATACTGGGCCAGTTCCTCCGGACGATGGGCGCGGGACCGACTCCGGTGGACCCGGTCGAACTGGCCTCCCTGTGGCGGTCCCTCACGGCCGACCGGCGCATCGCGATCATGTTGGACAACTCGTTCACGGCCGCCCAGATACGGCCGCTGCTGCTCGGCGGCCCGGGCGGCCTGGTCGTCGTCACGAGTCGCCGCAGGCTGACCGGTCTGCGCATGCAGGGAGCGGGCTTCCACCAGCTGGAGGCGCTCGGTCCCTCCGCCGGTGTCGAACTGCTCACCCGGGGGATCGGGGCGGAGCGTGTCGCGGAGGAACTCCCCTCGGCGCACCGCCTGGTGGCCCTCTGCGCGGGTCTTCCGCTCGCGGTCTGCCTGGCGTCCGCGCGGCTCGCGACACGGCCCAGGCAGTCGGTCGGGGCGTTCGCGGACGCCTTGGACCGGAACACGGGCGGTGGCCGGCTGGCCGCGCTCGAAGTGGAAGGGGAGACCTCGGTGCGCAAGGCTTTGGACGCGTCGTACGCCGTACTGAGTGGCGGGGCCGCGCGTCTCTACAGAACTCTCGGCTTGCTTCCCGTGCACACCTTCGACGCGATGATCGCCGCAGCGACCTGCGGGGAGTCCCTGGAGTGGGCGGAGCGCCGGCTGGACGAGCTGGTCGAGGCGAATCTCGTGGAGGACGTCGGCCCGGACACGTGCCGCTTGCACGACCTCCTACGGATCCACGCGCACGACCGAGCCATGGAGGACGACACCGATGCCGCCCGCGAGGAGGCGCTGCGGCGGTTCTGCGACTGGTGCCTCCGTACGGCCACCGCGGCTCAGGAGCTTCTGACGCCGGTGCAGTTCACGCTTCCCAGGATCTACGCGTACCCGCCCCGTCTTCCTCCGCCGTTCGCCGACGAGGTCGCGGCGCTCGGCTGGCTCGACTCCCGTCGGACGCAACTGCTGGACGCCGTGAGGCTTGCGGCGGGCAGAGGCTGGTACGACACCGCGTGGATGCTCGTGGATGCCCTGTGGCCACTCTTTCTGCGGCTGCGCCACTACGCCGACTGGATCGAGGCCCACGAGATCGGCCTGAGCGCTGCCCGGCAGGCGGGGAACAGGACGGCCGAACGCCAGATGCTCAACTCCGGGGCCATCGGCCTGAGCGCCGCGGGGCGCACCGGGGAGGCCATCGCCTGGTACCAGGACTCGCTCCTGGCCGCACGCGAAGCAGCTGACCCGCGGGACGAGGGGCAGGCGCTGCTGGGCCTCGGCGCCTGCCACCGCGAGGCCGGACGGTACGACGAGGCCGAGACCCACCTGAGGCGGGCGATCTCCGTCTGGGAGGACTGCGGATATCCGCGAGGCGCGGCCCTCGCCCGTACCACCCTGGGCGAGATCGCACTCGCGACGGGCGCCGTGGACGAGGCGGTCGAGTGCTTCGCCCGGGCCCATGCCGCGATGGTGGCGGCGAACGACCCCCACGACGCCGCGCGCGCCCTCGTGTTCCTCGGGCGTGCCGACGTCCGGACGGGGGCGTACGAGCAGGGCGTGGCGCGGATGAACGAGGCTCTGGCGGTCTTCACCGGCTCCGGCGCGGTCTTCTGGCAGGCACGCACCCTGGAGATGCTGGGCGTCAGCGCGGCGGAGCACGGTTGCGGGACGGCGGCAGACGGCTTCCTCGCACGAGCCCTTGCCCTGTTCGAGACCACGAGCCCTGCCGACGCACGTCGGCTCGGCGGGGGCGGGTGA